The Cotesia glomerata isolate CgM1 linkage group LG7, MPM_Cglom_v2.3, whole genome shotgun sequence genome segment ttatctacaaCGGGGCCTGTCTTGCCCAGACTCGGCCGAACAATACTGGCCCACGACTGGACCACTACTCAACTGACAAGTCTTGGTTTGCCAGTCTTGGACCAAGACCCAGCCAATATTCAAGTGACAAGTCTTGGTTTACTACTCTTGGACTAAGACCCAGCCAATGTCTATGTAACGAGTCTTGGTTTGCCAGCCTTGATTCAAGAGTTaaccaatatttaattaacaaggcttcatataaaaaaaaaaagttagcttgaatcaagtgaaaaattctttaatcaagttgaaattatttaaaccaagaaaaatttcttgatttaataatttttttacttaagaaggttcgagcgaatctaatgtaaaaaataatttccaattttgagctttgaaattaagtatacgtataaataaatacgtaatttatctaatcccaaaattttaaaaagattcacaGTTTAGTTACTTACAAGGGGAGGATACGACCTTGGGGAAACGAATTTGGATAATCTTTGACGCAGTGATAGTACACCATGTGGGTATACTACCTCTGAAATACTAAAGTGCAATACTCAAAAATGGCTGAGAAAAACGCACTCAAAGTTTACTTTTTACTCAgcactataatatattaataggtaaataattgatacattaaattattctttaataaaatatttttttattttcaacttcatttctataaattatctacGGTGTATATCATGAGATATTTGTAATTCATGAATAATTCTTATAACTCTCATATTCATTATaagtttaactgaaaaatatatacctGCGCCAGACAATAAGAAGGGTCGAATATGGTATGAGGGTACAATAATTCTTGTCCTCGAGTTATTGTAAACTGTACATCGATTCGAGCTCTGTTGGCCCACCGGAAGAATAGTCATGTTGTTGTCCTTGAACCTATGTTAGTCTCACTACTTTTTCAGAAGCTTGACTATAGCAGTTAGTTTCTGAATTTCGACACGAACAGACGTATTTGTGCagtgaaatttactttaaaaattgttttataatttataaaatgtcatCAAGCGAAGCCAGTTCTTCTCATGGAGATGAAAACACTCCTGATACATCCTTACATAGTGATTTATCGAAGCAACGGCTAAAAGATGGAGTAGTGTATTATGAAGGTTTACTTCTTGAAAGTGATTTAATTGCAAAAACATCTTCTGACACTCTATCTGAAGATGCTATGTTGATTGGTAgagaattatatgataatacgttagatatgttaaataaaaagaagttcGTAAGCGATCAAGAATTGATTCATTTTCAAGAAGAATGCCCAGACGGAAATTTTGAAGCAGTAGAAGATAATTCAGTTGATGACTATGTtccagatgaaaaaaaaaaaaaaacaaaaaatgatggATTATATTCCTctggaatataaaattaaagttttaaacatAGCAAAAGCTCACCCTTCATGGAAACTAGagacattacaaaaaaatggatGTAGTCATTTGAAGAGAATGGATCATTTGAAAGTATGGGAAAAAGATGTTGAACATGGTGGaagtaaatttgataaatatcatgTGATTGATTCTTGGACGTATGACCGCTTCGTCGAGGCAAgacaaaattatcaacaagTGACTACACGAAATTTGCAGCAATGGGCTTTAGCTGCAGCCAGCCAGTTTCCTAATCTTCAATTTACAGCGTCCGACCcatgggtaaaaaaatttaaacaaagacacaacatTCGTCAAcgcaaaattacaaaatttgtaacaGACAAAGAAGTTCACACCATGCCAGAAATTATCGCCTCTGCAGAAATGTTTCGCAttcaaacaaaacaattgatATCTAACTTCGATAGTGACTTCGTTATTAATACAGATCAAACAGGTATATAAATTTTCGAACggtaaactaattattttttattccattattaaatttaatcgaagttaatcattagattttttaaaattcatattttcagGATGTCAATACCAATCAATGTTTAATAGGACACTGACGGAAAAAGGAAGCAAAACAGTGTTTGCAAAAGTACAAGACATGACCAAGGTGTCACACTCATATACTGCACAATATAGCATAACATTATCTGGAAAATTACTACCacatgtttttatttgtttgcaaGAGCCTACAGGTGATTTTGGGccaagaataaagaaaaacgtagaagaatatttaaaaaaatacaaaaatgttattgtcaCATCATCAAAATCAGGAAAACTGACAACTActctctataaaaattttctagagaaatgtttaatgccatatgttcaaaaaaataaatttcttttaattattgactcgTGGACAGGACAAGTGAAGCCAGAATtatatgatgaaatatttcaggatgataaaaaaatgcctacaTGCACATTTAAAGTTATACCTCC includes the following:
- the LOC123269650 gene encoding uncharacterized protein LOC123269650 encodes the protein MDHLKVWEKDVEHGGSKFDKYHVIDSWTYDRFVEARQNYQQVTTRNLQQWALAAASQFPNLQFTASDPWVKKFKQRHNIRQRKITKFVTDKEVHTMPEIIASAEMFRIQTKQLISNFDSDFVINTDQTGCQYQSMFNRTLTEKGSKTVFAKVQDMTKVSHSYTAQYSITLSGKLLPHVFICLQEPTGDFGPRIKKNVEEYLKKYKNVIVTSSKSGKLTTTLYKNFLEKCLMPYVQKNKFLLIIDSWTGQVKPELYDEIFQDDKKMPTCTFKVIPPKCTP